Proteins from one Gossypium raimondii isolate GPD5lz chromosome 8, ASM2569854v1, whole genome shotgun sequence genomic window:
- the LOC105791799 gene encoding O-fucosyltransferase 20: protein MAKSKNVCNAKKLSYISVPSQIINSLSSSSLQSLLVSPKRNNTNSFFSVYKHSCRSPRVWLFALFLFGLVGMLRLGWNIDTLIPFSPYPNPCLQTQSNTDSVAQKHDALVANTNNLGQPAHDSPSEIAEFWKQPDGMGYRPCLDFSAEYRRTSEVMIKDRSKYLLVVVSGGISQQRNQIVDAVVIARILGAALVVPILQVNVIWGDESEFSDIFDLAHFKSVLANDVRIVSSLPSTHVMTRPVEEKRTPLHVSPQWIRSRYLKRINREGVLLLRGLDSRLSKDLPSDLQKLRCKVAFQALKFAPSILELGNKLAQRMQSKGPYLALHLRMEKDVWVRTGCLPGLSKEYDELIQSERRRRPELLTARSNMTFHERKLAGLCPLNAIEVTRLLKAFGAPKTAKIYWAGGQPLGGKDALSPLTKEFPHFYNKDDLALPGELEPFAKKASFMAAIDYIVSEKSDVFMPSHGGNMGHAIQGQRAFSGHKKYITPNKRHMLPYFLNSSMPEAEFNRIIKELHHESLGQPELRTSKAGRDVTKYPVPECMCNDAHSHSI, encoded by the exons atggcaAAATCGAAGAACGTATGCAACGCCAAGAAGCTATCTTACATTTCCGTTCCGTCTCAGATAATCAACTCTCTCTCCTCCTCTTCTCTTCAGTCCCTCCTGGTTTCCCCCAAGAGGAATAACACCAACAGCTTCTTTTCCGTCTACAAACACTCATGCAGAAGCCCAAGGGTCTGGTTGTTCGCTCTCTTCCTCTTCGGCCTTGTTGGCATGTTGAGGTTGGGCTGGAATATTGATACTTTGATCCCATTCTCTCCTTACCCCAACCCATGTCtccaaactcaatcaaacactGACAGCGTTGCTCAAAAACACGACGCCTTGGTTGCTAATACTAATAATCTCGGTCAACCCGCTCATGATTCACCCTCGGAAATAGCCGAGTTTTGGAAGCAGCCTGATGGGATGGGTTACCGGCCGTGTTTGGACTTCAGTGCCGAGTATCGAAGAACAAGCGAGGTCATGATTAAGGACCGGAGCAAGTACTTGTTGGTGGTTGTTTCCGGTGGCATAAGTCAGCAAAGGAACCAAATCGTTGACGCCGTTGTCATCGCTAGGATTCTTGGGGCTGCTTTGGTCGTTCCCATCTTGCAAGTCAATGTCATCTGGGGTGATGAAAg TGAATTTTCTGATATATTCGATTTGGCTCATTTCAAGAGTGTTCTTGCCAATGATGTTCGTATAGTATCTTCATTGCCTTCTACCCATGTAATGACAAGGCCGGTAGAGGAGAAACGGACTCCACTCCACGTCTCCCCTCAATGGATTCGTTCACGTTATCTAAAGCGG ATAAATAGGGAAGGAGTTTTGCTTTTACGAGGTTTGGATTCGAGGCTCTCTAAGGATCTTCCGTCTGATCTTCAAAAGCTTCGCTGCAAG GTGGCATTTCAAGCTTTAAAATTTGCTCCATCAATCCTTGAACTTGGTAACAAGCTGGCTCAGAGAATGCAGAGTAAAGGACCCTACCTTGCTCTTCATCTTCGTATGGAGAAGGATGTATGGGTGAGGACTGGCTGCCTTCCAGGCTTGAGTAAAGAATATGATGAGTTAATCCAAAGCGAAAGGAGAAGACGCCCTGAGCTTCTTACTGCGAGATCAAACATGACATTCCATGAGCGGAAGCTTGCGGGACTCTGCCCCTTGAATGCTATTGAAGTGACTAG GCTGCTTAAAGCTTTTGGGGCTCCAAAGACTGCAAAAATATACTGGGCTGGGGGACAACCACTGGGTGGGAAAGATGCCTTGTCACCTTTAACCAAAGAATTTCCCCATTTTTACAATAAAGATGATCTTGCATTGCCTGGCGAACTTGAACCATTTGCTAAGAAGGCTTCTTTTATGGCAGCCATTGACTATATAGTTTCTGAGAAAAGTGATGTTTTCATGCCATCCCATGGTGGAAATATGGGCCACGCTATTCAG GGACAGAGAGCGTTTTCAGGACACAAAAAGTATATAACTCCAAATAAAAGACATATGCTTCCTTATTTTCTGAACTCCTCAATGCCCGAAGCAGAGTTCAACAGGATCATAAAAGAATTACACCATGAATCTTTGGGACAACCAGAACTCAGGACCAGCAAAGCTGGAAGGGATGTAACCAAGTATCCGGTTCCAGAATGTATGTGCAATGATGCACATTCCCACTCCATTTGA